One Streptomyces mobaraensis NBRC 13819 = DSM 40847 DNA segment encodes these proteins:
- a CDS encoding DUF998 domain-containing protein, with amino-acid sequence MTDGTDSSCLDHGRQALYEPPSSPPRRTALVPAGPRPAPPPAPPRARLFARTVVAPALLLTAAVVYNDWLLEFPLPTGLDPRHSYVSELYAADQRFHLLFGAAELLAAALVVAGSLLARDRRAGPVAEGGWWCLVAFGICSVADVIVPMRCAPSAEAGCEAVNPWHTATSALVHAALFGSMFLFTVAAAQARWPVLSRWTPWVPAAALATAVSTVGPLFGHPGWHGVPQRAHLVLVGVWFVLLAAELRGPVGERGGAPRA; translated from the coding sequence ATGACTGACGGCACTGACAGCAGTTGCCTCGACCACGGGAGGCAGGCCCTGTACGAACCGCCCTCCTCCCCTCCGCGGCGGACCGCGCTGGTGCCCGCCGGGCCCCGGCCCGCCCCACCACCCGCACCGCCGAGGGCTCGCCTCTTCGCCCGCACGGTCGTGGCGCCCGCCCTGCTGCTCACGGCGGCCGTCGTCTACAACGACTGGCTGCTCGAGTTCCCGCTGCCCACCGGGCTCGACCCGCGGCACTCCTACGTCAGCGAGCTCTACGCCGCCGACCAGCGCTTCCACCTCCTCTTCGGGGCCGCGGAACTCCTCGCCGCCGCCCTGGTGGTGGCCGGCTCCCTGCTCGCCAGGGACCGCAGGGCGGGACCGGTGGCCGAGGGTGGGTGGTGGTGCCTGGTCGCCTTCGGGATCTGCTCGGTGGCCGACGTGATCGTCCCGATGCGCTGCGCCCCCTCGGCGGAGGCCGGCTGCGAGGCCGTCAACCCCTGGCACACCGCCACCAGCGCCCTGGTGCACGCGGCCCTCTTCGGCTCGATGTTCCTGTTCACCGTCGCCGCCGCCCAGGCCCGCTGGCCCGTCCTGTCCCGCTGGACCCCCTGGGTCCCGGCCGCCGCCCTCGCTACGGCCGTCTCCACCGTGGGCCCGCTCTTCGGCCACCCGGGCTGGCACGGTGTCCCCCAACGGGCGCACCTGGTGCTCGTCGGCGTGTGGTTCGTCCTGCTCGCGGCGGAGCTGCGGGGGCCGGTGGGGGAACGGGGCGGGGCGCCGAGGGCGTGA